Proteins from one Mucilaginibacter jinjuensis genomic window:
- a CDS encoding peroxiredoxin family protein yields MKQFFLILLCVFTVKSYAQDTIRRRTVTYGVSSMHMKTDTTKLVYDENGNALHFYQYQKLMNTGDYTITTKRASPQDPATKLYLKKLSDEEKRKMYDLAKPLMAIKSPLLQENTEINITPLTQAISAEELTNKVIVLIFWNADCSACTESFGSLNAFLQQINNPENLVVLAITPDAQAIAEAKLKEKPLHHAQLLSNAGSIAKSYQLYSYPSFVVADKSHIIRYAVSGMGPIVLPSFKEAIKAVLFQ; encoded by the coding sequence ATGAAGCAATTTTTTTTGATACTCCTCTGTGTTTTTACAGTTAAATCGTATGCCCAGGATACTATTAGGCGCCGTACCGTTACCTATGGTGTTAGTAGTATGCACATGAAAACGGATACCACAAAATTGGTATATGATGAAAACGGAAACGCACTTCATTTTTATCAGTATCAAAAACTGATGAATACGGGCGATTATACGATAACAACCAAACGCGCTTCGCCCCAAGATCCTGCTACAAAACTCTACCTCAAAAAGCTTTCGGACGAGGAAAAAAGGAAGATGTATGATTTGGCTAAACCTCTCATGGCTATTAAAAGCCCATTACTGCAAGAGAATACAGAAATTAATATTACGCCACTAACACAGGCCATAAGTGCCGAAGAGTTAACCAACAAGGTAATAGTACTTATTTTCTGGAATGCAGACTGTAGTGCATGTACCGAAAGCTTTGGCAGTTTAAACGCATTTTTGCAGCAAATTAACAACCCCGAGAACCTGGTGGTTTTAGCCATTACCCCAGATGCACAAGCCATTGCAGAAGCAAAACTTAAAGAGAAACCATTGCACCATGCGCAATTATTAAGCAATGCCGGGTCTATTGCCAAAAGTTATCAATTATATAGCTACCCCTCATTTGTTGTAGCCGACAAAAGCCATATTATAAGGTACGCAGTATCGGGCATGGGGCCAATTGTGCTGCCCTCATTTAAAGAAGCTATTAAAGCCGTACTTTTTCAATAA
- a CDS encoding L,D-transpeptidase family protein encodes MKNITYKLSKTPISLLLILIAMVLLTVESCKKKRSDMANALYKITPNKAFKNITPEGFDPIFQKVLADEKKNLNNPQQIVAFYEQNEYDPSFVMDHLGNGDLKAFGEYLQKAGEHGLDPKIFNAQAYNDLLNKFYDKTAIKTTDEAYHDMAELEVMTANMFINYSNDLQFGLISPRRIYARYFTKTLRPDSNSVRQVLAVSNMKAYLDSIQPKNPQYIALQKALAAGTTAPGMTKEETDRIIKVNLERLRWKNKPSEAKYVIVNIPDFRLDVMEDGKSSLNMKVCVGEGRNKDYANNLVEYDDSDKTDRPFSRETPQLNSLIYEAQVNPVWNIPQSIVNKEIVKHAEDDPYYLDNNNIEVYQNGKKLEDTETIKWGSEDLSKYDFKQKPGDDNSLGKVKFLFPNKSSVYLHDTPAQAPFGYTMRAVSHGCVRLEKPLDLAHSLFGDGEKFEMIKQFMSQDNPKPTDVALPKKVPVYITYVTCWADESGTLQYRPDVYGLDIVLFAHMQKFLGV; translated from the coding sequence ATGAAAAACATTACCTATAAATTAAGTAAGACCCCTATTAGCTTGCTGCTTATACTTATTGCTATGGTGCTGCTTACGGTTGAAAGCTGTAAAAAGAAGCGATCTGACATGGCAAACGCACTTTACAAGATAACTCCCAACAAAGCATTTAAAAATATTACTCCAGAGGGCTTTGACCCAATATTTCAAAAGGTGTTGGCAGATGAAAAAAAGAACCTTAACAACCCGCAACAGATTGTAGCTTTTTACGAACAGAATGAGTACGACCCAAGCTTTGTGATGGACCATTTAGGTAACGGTGACCTTAAAGCTTTCGGCGAATATTTACAAAAAGCCGGCGAACATGGCCTCGACCCAAAAATCTTCAACGCGCAAGCATATAATGACCTGCTGAACAAATTCTACGATAAAACCGCCATCAAAACCACCGACGAAGCCTACCACGATATGGCCGAACTGGAGGTGATGACGGCTAATATGTTTATCAATTATTCTAATGACTTGCAGTTCGGGTTGATTAGTCCGCGCCGGATCTATGCGCGTTATTTTACCAAAACGCTGCGCCCTGATAGCAATTCGGTTAGGCAGGTACTGGCCGTATCCAACATGAAAGCCTATCTGGATAGCATTCAGCCTAAAAACCCGCAATACATTGCTTTGCAAAAAGCCTTGGCCGCAGGTACAACAGCGCCAGGCATGACTAAGGAAGAAACAGACCGCATCATTAAAGTGAACCTGGAACGCCTGCGTTGGAAAAACAAACCATCTGAAGCTAAGTATGTGATTGTGAATATCCCCGATTTCCGTCTGGATGTAATGGAAGATGGCAAATCATCTCTAAACATGAAGGTTTGCGTGGGCGAAGGCCGTAATAAAGATTACGCCAATAACCTGGTTGAGTATGACGACAGTGACAAAACCGATCGCCCGTTCTCGCGCGAAACACCACAATTGAACAGTTTGATCTATGAAGCACAGGTGAACCCGGTTTGGAATATCCCTCAAAGTATTGTAAACAAAGAGATTGTTAAACATGCCGAAGATGATCCGTACTACCTTGACAACAACAACATTGAAGTATACCAAAACGGTAAAAAACTGGAAGATACCGAGACTATTAAATGGGGATCGGAAGATTTGAGTAAATACGATTTCAAGCAAAAACCAGGTGATGATAACTCACTTGGTAAAGTAAAATTCCTGTTCCCTAACAAGAGCAGCGTTTATTTACACGATACGCCGGCACAAGCGCCATTCGGTTATACTATGCGCGCTGTAAGCCACGGTTGTGTGCGTTTAGAAAAGCCGTTAGATTTAGCCCACAGCCTGTTTGGTGACGGCGAAAAGTTCGAGATGATTAAACAATTTATGAGCCAGGACAACCCTAAACCTACCGATGTTGCCCTGCCCAAAAAAGTACCCGTATACATAACCTACGTTACCTGCTGGGCCGATGAAAGCGGAACCCTGCAATACCGCCCCGATGTTTATGGTTTAGATATTGTGCTTTTTGCACACATGCAGAAGTTTTTGGGAGTATAA
- a CDS encoding SDR family NAD(P)-dependent oxidoreductase, whose amino-acid sequence MNLNLKGKVAVVTGASKGIGAGIAKALAAEGVNVIVNYASSQTDADNVVESIIHAGGNATAVKASVDNAAEVAQLFAIAAQTYGKVDIVVNNAGVYQFAPIEGVTEDEFHRQFNINVLGPILTTQEALKYIPATGGSIINISSVASTSRTHSASVYSATKGALDTLTQVLAVELGPKNIRVNVVAPGPVETEGFISAGVKGSEMEAQFIATTPLGRVGQPLDIANVVTFLASDASGWITAERIVTSGGLI is encoded by the coding sequence ATGAACTTAAACTTAAAAGGAAAAGTTGCCGTAGTAACCGGCGCATCCAAAGGTATAGGCGCAGGTATTGCTAAAGCACTGGCTGCCGAGGGCGTAAATGTTATTGTAAACTATGCCAGCAGCCAAACTGACGCTGATAACGTGGTTGAAAGCATCATCCACGCTGGTGGTAATGCAACAGCAGTAAAAGCCAGTGTTGATAATGCTGCCGAGGTAGCACAGCTATTTGCTATCGCTGCCCAAACTTACGGCAAAGTTGATATTGTTGTAAATAATGCAGGTGTATACCAGTTTGCACCGATAGAAGGTGTTACCGAAGATGAGTTTCATCGCCAGTTTAACATCAACGTGCTGGGCCCAATCCTTACCACACAGGAGGCCTTGAAATATATCCCGGCTACAGGTGGTAGTATCATCAACATCAGTTCGGTAGCCAGCACAAGCCGCACACATAGCGCCAGTGTTTACTCGGCCACAAAAGGTGCTTTAGATACCCTGACCCAAGTATTGGCTGTAGAGTTAGGCCCTAAAAATATCCGTGTGAATGTGGTTGCCCCTGGCCCGGTAGAAACAGAAGGTTTTATTTCGGCAGGCGTTAAAGGCAGCGAAATGGAAGCACAATTTATTGCAACTACACCGCTTGGCCGCGTTGGCCAGCCTTTGGATATTGCCAATGTTGTAACCTTCCTGGCATCTGACGCTTCAGGATGGATCACTGCGGAAAGGATTGTTACCTCTGGTGGGTTAATCTAA
- a CDS encoding DinB family protein — protein MSTDNMPEVWLRGPIDEIPELVQPVAFALLQAREEIEVLMEDFPDELLWEKVAGMASPGFHLQHIAGVLDRMFTYANQKQLSAGQIEYLAEEGKPEEGITTEQLVNTFSLAVELSLRQLGRVDEGMLTEYRGVGRKNLPSTLMGLLTHAAEHTMRHTG, from the coding sequence ATGAGTACAGATAACATGCCCGAAGTTTGGTTACGCGGCCCGATAGATGAAATCCCTGAACTGGTACAGCCGGTAGCTTTTGCCCTGTTACAGGCCCGTGAAGAAATAGAAGTTTTGATGGAAGATTTCCCTGATGAACTGCTTTGGGAAAAGGTAGCCGGTATGGCATCGCCCGGTTTCCATTTGCAGCATATAGCCGGTGTGCTTGACAGAATGTTTACTTATGCTAATCAAAAGCAATTAAGCGCAGGTCAAATAGAATACCTGGCCGAAGAGGGCAAACCGGAAGAAGGGATTACAACGGAACAATTAGTAAATACATTTAGCCTCGCTGTCGAATTATCCTTACGCCAATTAGGCCGTGTTGATGAAGGCATGCTGACCGAATACCGCGGCGTTGGCCGAAAGAACTTACCATCTACATTAATGGGCTTGTTAACCCACGCTGCCGAACATACTATGCGCCATACAGGATAG
- a CDS encoding murein L,D-transpeptidase catalytic domain family protein translates to MKKTFWWITSVLILFMIVTVGFKAAVDTTTNNADITTKTASLTSEVRFSNMVSDVYKSAGLQSSGLDLGTFQKAITGFYNLKLAHKLPFSSNILTVVDFNKPSHEKRMWIVDLQSKMLLLNTWVAHGQGSGNDVADHFSNNEESHQSSLGFYVTDDIYMGKHGRSLRLDGMDAGFNDKARERAIVLHAADYVCQNTINQLGRLGRSFGCPAVSPMVIDQVISTLKGKTVLFINGPDTKYSSRYLNTNLAASFAAPDTTSQPVLSARM, encoded by the coding sequence ATGAAGAAAACATTTTGGTGGATAACAAGCGTTCTGATCCTGTTCATGATTGTCACTGTAGGTTTTAAAGCCGCAGTTGATACCACAACAAACAACGCCGATATTACCACTAAAACTGCTTCCTTAACAAGCGAGGTGCGTTTTAGTAACATGGTATCTGATGTTTATAAATCTGCAGGGTTACAAAGTTCAGGCTTAGACCTCGGTACTTTTCAAAAAGCAATAACAGGTTTTTATAACCTAAAGCTGGCACACAAGCTTCCTTTCAGCAGTAATATTTTAACCGTTGTAGATTTTAACAAACCCAGCCACGAAAAACGGATGTGGATTGTTGACCTGCAAAGCAAAATGCTGTTGTTAAACACCTGGGTAGCACACGGCCAGGGTAGTGGTAACGACGTGGCAGATCATTTCTCTAACAACGAAGAATCGCATCAAAGCAGTTTAGGTTTTTATGTTACCGATGATATTTACATGGGTAAACATGGCCGCTCGTTACGCTTAGATGGTATGGATGCCGGTTTCAACGATAAAGCCCGCGAACGTGCCATTGTATTACATGCTGCCGATTATGTTTGCCAGAATACCATTAACCAGTTAGGCCGCTTAGGTCGCAGCTTTGGTTGCCCTGCTGTATCGCCAATGGTTATTGATCAGGTAATCAGCACACTGAAAGGTAAAACCGTGTTGTTTATTAACGGCCCGGATACTAAGTATAGTTCGAGATATTTAAACACTAACCTCGCTGCAAGTTTTGCAGCGCCCGATACTACTTCGCAACCTGTGTTAAGCGCGAGAATGTAA
- a CDS encoding nitroreductase family protein, with translation MDSITFTAVAETIKKRRTIKPATMNGNKIPNGHVAALLELADWAPTHALTEPWRFVVYENPADFCLQHAEMYKANTPAENFNEATYTGFQNTGNKASHVVLTYMTRSELTKIPVWEEVAAVGAAVQNLLLGAAALNIGVFWSTGGMALKPVMKEFLNLGELDQVMGVLYLGYTDVQPEGKRKVSLEEKITWK, from the coding sequence ATGGATTCTATCACTTTTACGGCTGTTGCCGAAACTATTAAAAAACGCCGCACCATAAAACCGGCAACCATGAATGGCAACAAAATCCCTAACGGGCATGTTGCTGCATTGCTTGAGCTGGCCGACTGGGCACCTACCCACGCATTAACCGAGCCATGGCGCTTTGTGGTTTACGAAAACCCGGCTGACTTTTGTTTACAACATGCCGAAATGTACAAAGCCAACACGCCTGCCGAAAACTTTAACGAGGCTACTTACACAGGTTTCCAAAATACTGGTAACAAGGCATCGCACGTAGTGCTTACCTATATGACCCGTAGCGAGCTGACTAAAATCCCGGTTTGGGAAGAAGTTGCTGCTGTAGGTGCTGCTGTACAAAACCTATTGTTAGGTGCTGCTGCATTAAATATTGGTGTTTTCTGGAGTACCGGTGGCATGGCCTTAAAACCTGTTATGAAAGAGTTTTTAAACTTAGGCGAACTTGACCAGGTGATGGGCGTACTTTACTTAGGTTATACTGATGTACAGCCAGAAGGTAAACGCAAAGTTTCTTTGGAAGAAAAAATAACCTGGAAATAA
- a CDS encoding CheR family methyltransferase: MDTPVGEQEIKLLLNDMLELYGFDFTDYAKASLKRRINRLFTLDRFPSFAEFRYHLRNDPDYSKRFVEQITVNVTEMFRDPVFYQNLREHVLPVLATYPFIRIWHAGCSTGEEVFSMAILLKEANLLHKSLLYATDLNPVVLQKASTGIFPMSQMKQYSENYIAGGGTEDFSRYYTASYNMVKFDEELSSRMVFSTHNLVSESSFNQFQLIMCRNVLIYFEKELQGRVFALFDDSLENLGFLALGSKETLKLSPIISKYRQEGKEKIWRKIH; the protein is encoded by the coding sequence ATGGATACGCCCGTTGGAGAGCAGGAGATTAAACTTTTATTAAACGATATGCTGGAGCTGTATGGTTTCGACTTTACAGACTATGCCAAAGCTTCGCTCAAAAGACGGATTAACCGCTTATTTACACTGGATCGCTTCCCCAGCTTTGCCGAGTTCAGGTACCACCTGCGCAACGATCCTGATTACTCTAAACGCTTTGTAGAACAAATTACAGTTAACGTAACCGAGATGTTCCGCGACCCCGTGTTTTACCAAAACCTGCGCGAACATGTGCTGCCGGTACTGGCCACCTACCCTTTTATCCGCATCTGGCACGCGGGCTGCTCAACAGGTGAGGAAGTTTTTTCGATGGCAATTTTACTCAAAGAGGCCAATTTATTACACAAATCGTTACTCTACGCTACAGATCTTAACCCGGTAGTGTTACAAAAGGCATCAACAGGGATATTCCCCATGAGCCAGATGAAACAGTACTCTGAGAACTATATTGCCGGTGGTGGAACGGAAGATTTTTCGCGTTATTATACAGCAAGTTATAATATGGTTAAATTTGATGAAGAGCTAAGCAGCCGCATGGTTTTTTCGACACATAACCTGGTATCTGAAAGCTCTTTTAACCAGTTTCAATTGATCATGTGCAGAAATGTGCTTATCTATTTCGAAAAAGAACTTCAAGGCAGGGTTTTTGCACTCTTTGATGATAGTCTGGAAAACTTAGGATTTTTGGCGCTTGGTAGTAAAGAAACTTTAAAGCTATCGCCCATTATCTCTAAGTACCGGCAGGAAGGTAAAGAGAAAATATGGCGCAAAATTCACTAA
- a CDS encoding chemotaxis protein CheB, with product MAQNSLNGVQKIVVIGGSAGSLHVILHILARLRADLNIPIVIILHRKNDSDSSLSQLMAFRTDLPVKEADDKEAILPGNVYLAPADYHLLIETDKNFSLDDSEKINFSRPSIDVTFETAAEAYGEGVTGILLSGANADGVEGLSIIKAHKGTIVVQDPSTAQVPYMPQQAIDAMPIDHTLTVEQIPDFINQL from the coding sequence ATGGCGCAAAATTCACTAAACGGGGTTCAAAAAATTGTAGTTATCGGGGGCTCAGCAGGCAGCTTGCATGTTATCCTGCATATACTTGCGCGTTTGCGTGCCGATCTTAACATCCCAATCGTGATTATATTGCACCGCAAAAATGATTCAGATTCGTCGTTGAGCCAGTTGATGGCTTTTCGTACAGATCTGCCCGTAAAAGAGGCCGATGATAAGGAAGCCATCCTACCGGGGAATGTTTACCTCGCCCCTGCCGATTATCATTTACTGATTGAGACCGACAAAAATTTCTCGCTGGACGATTCTGAAAAGATTAACTTTTCGCGCCCAAGTATCGATGTAACGTTCGAAACCGCAGCCGAAGCTTATGGCGAAGGCGTAACCGGTATTTTATTATCAGGAGCCAATGCCGATGGCGTGGAAGGCCTGAGCATTATCAAAGCCCACAAAGGGACTATCGTTGTGCAAGACCCATCAACCGCACAGGTGCCCTATATGCCCCAGCAAGCCATTGATGCCATGCCGATTGATCATACGCTTACGGTTGAGCAGATCCCCGACTTTATTAACCAATTATAA
- a CDS encoding response regulator gives MSIPAKKILIVDDDTRNIFALSLTLRSKGYTCLSSTDAARAINMMQQDDTIGIVLMDMMMPEMDGYEAINRIRDDKKLRDLPVIAVTAQAMPGDREKCLEAGANAYISKPVNVDVLIDLLNTYL, from the coding sequence ATGAGTATCCCTGCCAAAAAGATCCTGATTGTGGATGACGATACACGCAATATTTTTGCGCTAAGCCTCACCCTGCGTTCAAAAGGCTATACCTGCCTGTCATCAACCGATGCGGCAAGGGCCATTAACATGATGCAGCAAGATGATACCATTGGTATTGTATTGATGGACATGATGATGCCCGAAATGGATGGTTATGAAGCCATTAACCGCATACGCGACGATAAAAAACTACGCGACCTGCCTGTTATTGCCGTAACCGCGCAGGCCATGCCCGGCGACCGTGAAAAATGCCTCGAGGCGGGCGCTAACGCCTACATATCCAAACCCGTTAATGTGGATGTGTTGATTGATTTATTGAATACTTATTTATAA
- a CDS encoding response regulator has translation MKTTVTRNLQIGFGLSLLLLVISSIVSYFSITNLLTSSDMVDHSGQVMQSLETVISTMKDAETGQRGFLLTGRDEFLEPYNGAYEKALLNVNKAADLTVDNARQQENVKAIKDIMLKRMTVLEQLINKKRSGQVVSVDDLRQGKSSMDALRAAVGNMEHDENAMLIERTARLKQFSSITPIIIVFAAILSLVISIFSYFKVTSDLAERNRLQKALEDKDIETSHRIGVIQGIADKISNGEYEIRVDDKEKDTLGSLAGSLNKMAESLDFSFAKLSDNEWLQTGIAQLNDRMVGEKDVVAIADDILDFVANYTKSQVGALYTFEGETLHLQSGFALSSSISKTIPANEGILGRVASTGKQIFLNDIDPEYISVSHATGNIKPKNVIAIPVFQDNKVRGVIELGSINNYTPRKLEFLQNVSGNIGIAITSAQNRKKMQELLEETQAQSEELQAQHSELENLNTELEAHTQRLQTSEEELRVQQEELQQTNGELEERNRIINDRNEEIQRKAAELEQSTRYKSEFMANMSHELRTPLNSILLLSRYLSENNEENLTEEQTESARVILNSGNGLLDLIDELLDLSKIEAGKMELEYENIPFAGIAADMQALFSPIAREKKLELVIDNKFKPTDAFETDKMRLEQIIKNLLSNALKFTTSGSVQLTIQPTADDNSLIEFSVKDTGVGIPKEKQEMVFEAFKQADGSTKRKFGGTGLGLSISRELARLLGGEIKLTSEPGKGSNFTVILPKVKPATVPLPQPVQIITPLPVEEVKVDERIKHLSPNIPGDIDDDRESIVKGDKVILIIEDDTAFAKALLGFTRQRGYKGVITVRGDQGVEMALKYRPLAILLDLQLPVMDGWEVMEELKSNPATRPIPVHIMSSMEAKKESRLRGAVDFINKPIAMEQMKQMFAKLEDALSRSPKKVLIVEENSKHAKALAYFLETFNVSSAVSSSVSDGVNTLKREEVDCVILDMGIPDKNAYETLEVVKQNPGLENLPIIVFTGKNLSSAEEGRIKQYADSIVVKTAHSYQRILDEVALFLHLIEENKEKPNATRTTSNAPMNEVLKDKTVLIADDDVRNIFSLTKSLEKHQMRVISATDGKEALAQLQKHPETSIVLMDMMMPEMDGYESTATIRQNPRFKNLPVIAVTAKAMMGDREKCIRAGASDYISKPVDIDQLVSLLRVWLYDKNS, from the coding sequence ATGAAAACTACTGTTACCCGTAATCTGCAAATTGGATTCGGACTTTCATTGCTGTTGCTTGTCATCAGCTCTATAGTTTCTTACTTCAGCATCACTAACCTGCTCACCAGTTCAGACATGGTTGACCATAGCGGGCAGGTTATGCAATCGCTCGAAACGGTAATCTCAACCATGAAGGATGCCGAAACCGGCCAGCGTGGTTTTTTACTAACCGGCCGGGATGAATTTCTGGAACCTTACAATGGCGCTTACGAAAAAGCGCTTTTAAACGTTAATAAAGCAGCCGATCTAACAGTTGATAATGCGCGTCAGCAGGAAAACGTAAAGGCGATAAAAGACATTATGCTGAAACGCATGACCGTTTTGGAGCAGCTGATCAACAAAAAAAGATCGGGCCAGGTGGTTAGTGTTGATGATCTTCGCCAGGGTAAATCCAGCATGGATGCCCTGCGCGCTGCAGTAGGTAATATGGAGCATGATGAGAATGCCATGTTGATTGAACGCACCGCAAGGCTTAAACAGTTTTCGTCCATTACTCCAATTATTATCGTTTTTGCAGCTATACTATCTTTGGTAATTTCTATTTTCTCTTATTTTAAAGTAACCAGCGATTTGGCCGAACGTAACCGTTTACAAAAAGCGCTTGAAGATAAAGACATAGAAACATCGCACCGTATAGGCGTGATACAAGGTATTGCCGATAAAATTTCGAATGGCGAATACGAGATCAGGGTTGATGATAAGGAGAAAGATACGCTGGGAAGCCTGGCAGGTTCATTAAACAAAATGGCCGAATCGCTCGATTTTTCTTTCGCCAAACTATCTGATAACGAATGGCTGCAAACTGGTATCGCCCAACTAAACGACCGTATGGTTGGCGAAAAGGATGTGGTAGCAATTGCCGATGATATTCTTGATTTTGTGGCCAACTACACCAAAAGCCAGGTTGGTGCTTTATACACCTTTGAGGGCGAAACTTTGCACCTGCAAAGCGGCTTTGCACTATCCTCAAGCATAAGCAAAACTATCCCTGCTAATGAAGGTATTTTAGGAAGGGTGGCCTCAACAGGTAAACAAATTTTCCTGAATGATATCGACCCCGAATATATTTCGGTAAGCCATGCTACAGGTAATATTAAACCTAAAAATGTAATTGCTATCCCGGTATTTCAGGATAATAAAGTACGTGGGGTTATTGAACTGGGATCCATCAATAATTACACACCACGTAAGCTCGAGTTTTTGCAGAACGTTTCCGGTAATATCGGTATTGCCATAACCAGCGCACAGAACCGCAAAAAAATGCAGGAATTGCTGGAAGAAACCCAGGCACAATCTGAAGAGCTACAGGCACAGCACAGCGAGCTCGAAAACCTTAACACCGAGCTTGAGGCGCATACCCAACGCCTGCAAACATCAGAAGAAGAGCTGCGTGTACAACAGGAAGAATTGCAGCAAACCAATGGCGAGCTGGAAGAACGCAATCGTATTATTAACGACCGTAACGAAGAGATCCAACGCAAAGCTGCCGAACTGGAGCAAAGCACCCGCTACAAATCTGAGTTTATGGCCAACATGTCGCACGAGTTGCGTACGCCTTTAAACTCTATTTTGTTGTTGTCGAGATACCTGTCAGAAAATAATGAAGAGAACTTGACCGAAGAGCAAACCGAATCGGCACGTGTGATCCTCAACTCGGGTAACGGATTATTAGACCTGATAGATGAATTACTCGATCTATCAAAAATTGAAGCCGGTAAAATGGAACTCGAATACGAGAATATTCCCTTTGCAGGTATTGCGGCTGATATGCAGGCATTATTTAGCCCAATTGCCCGCGAGAAGAAACTGGAACTGGTTATCGATAACAAATTTAAACCAACGGATGCCTTCGAGACTGATAAAATGCGCCTGGAGCAGATCATCAAAAACCTGCTTAGCAATGCGCTTAAATTCACCACTTCGGGCTCGGTTCAATTAACGATACAGCCTACTGCGGATGATAATTCGCTGATCGAATTCTCTGTTAAAGATACCGGCGTTGGTATCCCTAAAGAAAAACAGGAGATGGTATTTGAAGCCTTTAAACAGGCCGATGGTTCAACTAAGCGCAAGTTTGGCGGTACCGGGTTGGGGCTATCAATCAGCCGTGAACTTGCGCGTTTGTTAGGCGGCGAAATTAAACTAACCAGCGAGCCTGGTAAGGGAAGTAACTTTACCGTGATACTGCCTAAAGTTAAGCCGGCTACGGTGCCACTGCCACAACCTGTACAGATTATTACCCCGTTACCTGTAGAAGAAGTTAAGGTTGACGAGCGCATCAAACACCTTTCGCCAAATATACCGGGCGATATTGACGACGATCGCGAAAGCATTGTTAAAGGCGATAAAGTGATCCTGATCATTGAGGATGATACCGCCTTTGCCAAAGCCCTGCTTGGCTTTACCCGCCAGCGTGGTTACAAAGGTGTAATTACTGTACGCGGCGACCAGGGTGTAGAGATGGCCTTGAAATATCGCCCGCTGGCTATACTACTCGATTTACAACTACCGGTTATGGATGGCTGGGAAGTAATGGAAGAGCTGAAGAGCAACCCGGCAACCCGGCCAATCCCGGTACACATCATGTCATCAATGGAGGCTAAGAAAGAGAGCCGCCTGCGTGGCGCTGTCGACTTTATTAACAAGCCGATTGCCATGGAGCAGATGAAACAGATGTTTGCCAAGCTGGAAGATGCCCTGAGCCGAAGCCCTAAAAAAGTGCTGATTGTAGAAGAGAACAGCAAACATGCCAAAGCGCTTGCCTACTTCCTCGAAACTTTCAACGTATCATCGGCCGTTTCGAGCAGTGTGAGCGATGGTGTTAATACCTTGAAAAGAGAAGAAGTTGATTGCGTGATACTGGATATGGGGATCCCTGATAAAAACGCTTACGAAACGCTGGAAGTTGTTAAACAAAACCCCGGACTGGAAAACCTGCCGATCATTGTATTTACAGGCAAAAACCTGTCGTCGGCCGAAGAAGGCCGGATTAAGCAATACGCAGATTCGATCGTCGTAAAAACTGCCCACTCTTATCAACGTATACTGGATGAGGTTGCTTTGTTCCTGCACCTGATTGAGGAAAATAAAGAGAAACCAAATGCTACCCGCACTACCTCTAACGCACCAATGAATGAGGTATTGAAAGATAAAACTGTATTAATTGCCGATGATGATGTGCGCAACATTTTCTCGCTCACCAAATCGCTTGAGAAACATCAGATGCGCGTAATATCGGCCACGGATGGTAAAGAGGCTTTGGCGCAGCTACAGAAACACCCCGAAACCTCCATCGTATTAATGGATATGATGATGCCGGAGATGGATGGTTACGAAAGCACCGCCACAATACGCCAGAACCCACGCTTTAAAAACCTGCCGGTTATTGCCGTAACAGCTAAAGCCATGATGGGCGACCGTGAAAAATGTATCCGTGCAGGTGCGTCTGATTATATCTCTAAACCGGTTGATATTGATCAGCTGGTATCGTTGCTGCGTGTTTGGTTGTATGACAAAAACAGTTAA
- a CDS encoding ArsR/SmtB family transcription factor yields the protein MTSIKKASYPDRYEAFYDPLQQKPNIKILINIFASVNTMDNKQFERISKALGDPHRIKIMQYVGKSRDCTQCANIVEMIDLTQSAISHHIKQLTDAGLLIAEKEGRNIKYAIDKGVVDAYTKFLQGIKG from the coding sequence ATGACATCCATTAAAAAGGCCTCATATCCTGACAGGTATGAGGCTTTTTACGATCCTTTACAGCAAAAGCCCAACATAAAAATACTTATTAATATATTTGCATCTGTAAATACAATGGATAATAAACAATTTGAACGTATATCGAAAGCATTGGGCGACCCGCATCGCATTAAAATAATGCAATACGTGGGCAAAAGCCGCGACTGCACACAATGCGCCAATATTGTTGAAATGATTGATCTTACCCAGTCTGCCATCTCCCACCACATTAAACAACTTACCGACGCAGGTTTATTGATCGCCGAAAAGGAAGGGCGCAATATTAAGTATGCGATTGATAAAGGTGTTGTTGATGCCTACACAAAATTTTTACAAGGAATAAAAGGTTAA